The DNA sequence TTCATTGATTACTAATGTATATTCTCTTCTTATCTTGCAAAGATTGTGTCCAATTGGGAATAGGCTGTGGAAGACTGCCATTGTTATATCAAGAAGGGGAAAGCCGAATAAATGAATTGTTATATCGTTATGATAGTTATAGATAGTGATATCTTGCACTTAGATTTTACTGTAATTAACTCATATGTGTGGAAGTCCGAGAAGCAGGCATGTAATTGTTACACTGAAGGTTTGGATGTCTAAGAAAAAGGTTACAGGCACTAAGGGATGAAATTCATTTGCTTTCGGGTGGGGTGTGATCTGAAGGTATCTGGTTATTGAGAATGCCCGCCTGGTGAAGGCCAAAATGGGAGCAATGAAAGAGGATATGGTTCAAGATTATTTTCGTGTGGACAGTAGACCAGTCCAAGTACGGGGAAAGAAGTTTATGACTAGCGACGATGTGCGTGGAGTTTGTTAATTTATCTTGTTAAGTTACTGAGTTTTctttatacaattaatttgttGTAATTGTGCAACCTAGAGGCGTGcttctaaaattttcattcacgTACCAATGGAACAGGGAGCGgcaataaaaagattaaattcattattcaACCTTCATTTCTGACTCATTCAGTTCTAGGTCCAATTTTCAACTTGCATCCTTTACGAAAGTAGAAAAGGTAAAGATTTCGGTGATTTCATGATTAAGAACGTATATCAGAAGCTTACAGCCAACTGGCCTATTGACTTTTGGTATTTTAGGCGAATGAAGTTATAGGTGACGATATTGTTTATAAATGAAACATGGTTGCTGCAATCAACAATGGCCTATTAGCTCAGTTGGTTAGAGCATCGTGCTAATAACGCGAAGGTCGCAGGTTCGAGACCTGCATGGGCCAATAAGTAAACTTTTTGTACAGCACTTTTGGCTGGCATATTCAAAAGGACAAGAAACTCATACACTAAGCCTATGCTGGTTCCAAAGGACAAGAAAGATAGCGTTTTCATTCATACATTACCCATTAGTAAATAACTTGGTAAcattattgtttgaaataaaatcaaattttatcctgttcaaaaaaattaaaccaaattttatACTATATGTTCAGTCGTGGCAGAAGTTAGCAGACATTAAAACGCAAAGCAGCTctgtaattttgaattagaGGTTGAATTAGCACTAATGAGCGCTGCATAGTTTTCATGACTGTTAACATGCACACTATTGCAATTGCTATATGGTAAGAGTGATGAAGGTTGTAAAAgtccaactttttttttcagcCTTTCCACACAGATACGGCGGAAGAAAGACGCCAAGATTTAGGCAGATGTGGACTCCAGACCACATATTCAATGCTTATAATTAGTCCATATTTACTCAGATTTGCTTCCAATCCAATTTCTATGGATTTTTCCCCCTCATTACATAATCTTTTCAGTATTTCAGAAACGTGGCTGTCAATCATCATACACTGCTTCATTGAACAAGTGAAATCTTTATCCTGAATACCAAGATTGCCACGTGGCAAGCCACAAAACCAGTTATACCTGCTGAGACCAACCAATGAAACAACACCCTTATCCTTTCTCTTATCTTACTCGCACCAAATCCACCAACATTATTTCCTCCCCCACACAAACCACTTCCTACTCCTCTTCTATCCTCTGTAATaaggagaagaaagagagaagggCAGGGCATTTAGTAATCAAGAaccaccaaaaacaaaaaaaatggcaaCCTCACTGCAGGCAGCTGCCACCCTCATGCAGCCAACCAAGGTTGGTGTCTCAGCCAGGAGCAGCCTGCAGCTCAGATCAGTTCAAAGCGTTGGCAAGTCCTTCGGCGTTGAGCCCGCCAGTGCGAGGCTGTCATGCTCTCTTCAGGCTGATCTCAAGGACTTGGCCCAGAAATGCACTGATGCTGCCAAGATTGCTGGCTTTGCTCTTGCCACCTCTGCACTAGTCGTCTCGGTATGATACCTTGTTCAGCTTTTGAAATTCCTTGCATATTTCTAGTTTGAAATGATCCGGTGGTTTAGTAATTACGTTATAACGCAAGAATGCCAGGAATGCTTGTAGTCCAGTAGCTTAGGACTTAGGGTACAAATCTAGTTAGTATCAAATTGATCAGTCAGTCTTTATCTGTACATTTATGGCTGAATAGTACGTTCAGTGCATTATTTGATTATCTTACAACAAATTTTAACTGGAATAGACAAAGAAATTCTAACATTAAGAGAGTATCTGCTTTTGTGTTCCAGTATGAACCCTGAAATTAAAGAGAGAACCTGATACTCAACATGGTTGCACAAGTGGCTGCAGGgggttttaattttctgtCCCAATTTATAACTCAACTATTATAAATCCAAGCAAGGGTTTAGAGCTCGTATGTATAGACATAGTTACCGTAAAATAGAGATATCTAATCAGACTCATTTGTTTTACAGGGAGCCAATGCTGAAGGAGTTCCAAAACGGCTAACCTACGATGAAATTCAGAGCAAGACCTACTTAGAAGTGAAAGGAACTGGAACAGCAAACCAGTGCCCAACCATTGAGGGTGGTGTTGACAGCTTTGCTTTCAAGCCAGGCAAATACAATGCCAAGAAGTTCTGCCTGGAGCCCACATCATTCACTGTCAAAGCAGAGGGAGTAAACAAGAATGCACCACCTGAGTTCCAAAAGACTAAGCTCATGACCCGTTTAACCTACACACTTGATGAGATTGAGGGGCCGTTTGAGGTATCTCAGGATGGCACAGTAAAGTTCGAGGAGAAGGATGGTATTGACTATGCTGCTGTTACAGTACAGCTTCCTGGTGGTGAGCGAGTGCCGTTCCTCTTTACCATCAAGCAGCTTGTCGCTTCTGGCAAACCCGATAACTTTGGAGGAGAATTCCTCGTGCCATCATACAGAGGATCATCCTTCCTTGACCCAAAGGGAAGGGGTGGATCAACTGGTTATGACAATGCAGTTGCCTTGCCTGCTGGAGGAAGAGGAGACGAGGAGGAGCTTGAGAAGGAGAACAACAAAAATGTTGCATCTTCAACAGGAAAGATCACACTGAGTGTTACTCAGAGCAAGCCTGAGACTGGTGAGGTGATTGGAGTGTTTGAGAGCATTCAGCCATCTGATACTGATTTGGGATCAAAGGCTCCCAAAGATGTGAAAATCCAAGGCGTTTGGTATGCCCAGCTTGACTGATAGAGTGTATTTAGCATCACTGTACTGATTCTTGAGTTTTGCTGTAATTGAAAGGGTTCATCAAACTCCAAAGTTACCTTGTTGGAGAAGCACCGGGATCAGTTTCATGCTTGTATATTACTGTGGTTGTTTAATATATGTGCTTGAACTGATAATCAATTAAAGCAACTGGGAAAATGTTGTGTGCGCAATCGTTTGGGAAAGGAGCTCCAAAAGATTATTTCTCTTTGAAGAAAGCGCATAGCATTTTGTTGTTATTCACTGGACTGGGTCTTCAAAAATCCCGACAATTTGCTCATATCAATGAAATGCACTTGCAGGCTTCACCAAAAATCTCCACAGGAACATGTTCCGTGTGTAAAATGGTGAAACCTTAAAGAATCTCTAACAATGATTTGCATTCCtacaaaatttgatatgaacTTGATGGTATTATGACAATCACCACATATCCTCAAGTTCTTAAAGACCCGAATGGATGATTCACCTTTCAAATTGAGTATCCCGAAAGCAACAGCCAACTTCTCACTATGATTGCACAAACTATCCTCCTGCTCCTCACCATCCAAGTCTTGCAGCACAAATTCTGTATCTGGGTAGCATCCAgctaatttcatttttctgcgtatttcatccaaaaatttataaatgtcATTGCTCTgatgattatttttatcaccAACAACAAATGTATGCACTCTATTCTTCACCCAAACCCAACTGCAACCAGGAAGTTTTCTAATTCCTCTGTCTCTCATCAGTTTTCTAGTATCTGAGGCTTCTCCCCACAGTTTGGCAGTAACAAGGATGTTAAAAAGTAGAACATAATTTCCGGGGTTGTCTGGTTCAATCTCAAGTAGACGGTTTGCAGCAATTCGTCCTAGATCTACATTCTTATATATCCGACATGCTCCAAGCAAAGCTCCCCATGCAGCTGCACTTGGTTCTACGGGCATTTTTTGGATGAAGTTATATGCCTCTTCTAAGCGACCACCACGGCTAAGAACGTCAACCATGCAAGAGTAGTGCTCTGGATCTGGTTCAACTTTATGATCCTTACtcattgaatgaaaaattgagagCCCCTTATCTACCATCTGCGAGTGGCTGCAACCTGACAGGACGGCAGTAAAAGTAACAGAGTTTGGTTTCACCCCTGAGGCCACCATTTCATTGAATAGCAATAAAGCCTCCTCTCCTCTTCCATGCATTGAGTTAGCAATGATTATTGTGTTCCATGCAACAGTGTCTTTCAATGACATCATATTAAAAACTCGGTTGGACATTTTTAAGTCACCACTCTTGGCATATATTAACACTAGAGCAGTACTGGCTGCCACATCCTTCATAAAACTATGTCtgaatatatatgcatgaatGCCCTTTCCTTCCCTCCAACATTCTAAAAAAGTACAAGCAGTTAATACACTTGTAATCGTGATTTGATTAGGTCTGCCTCCTACCTGCTGCAATTGTCTAAATAACTCCATTGCTTCTTGTGCTTTTCCATTATCAACACACCCAGAAATGACAGAGTTCCAGGAAACAATATCCAACTTAACCCCTTGATTtctcatttcttgaaatttattaagcgCCTTCCAGCATTCACCATTCGAAAAATATGCTGATATGATCACATTCCATGACACAACATCAGGCTGTGGCATGC is a window from the Sesamum indicum cultivar Zhongzhi No. 13 linkage group LG15, S_indicum_v1.0, whole genome shotgun sequence genome containing:
- the LOC105177714 gene encoding pentatricopeptide repeat-containing protein At1g20230; amino-acid sequence: MLSKVPGNLPPHVNINLIRKYLNSGNLARARQLFDGISQPDVRSWTVLISAYTKNGWCKEAIELYTNIKNSGKICPDKLALLAVTKACATSRDLAKAKEIHSDVLRYRFSSDLLLGNALIDMYGKCKYIEGAERVFADLRIRDVITWTSFCSCYVNCGLPDEALRVFREMGLSRIRPNPVTLSSVLPACSALKCLNLGREIHGYGIKNRMGENVFVNSALVDMYSNCSSIKHAELVFYSMPQPDVVSWNVIISAYFSNGECWKALNKFQEMRNQGVKLDIVSWNSVISGCVDNGKAQEAMELFRQLQQVGGRPNQITITSVLTACTFLECWREGKGIHAYIFRHSFMKDVAASTALVLIYAKSGDLKMSNRVFNMMSLKDTVAWNTIIIANSMHGRGEEALLLFNEMVASGVKPNSVTFTAVLSGCSHSQMVDKGLSIFHSMSKDHKVEPDPEHYSCMVDVLSRGGRLEEAYNFIQKMPVEPSAAAWGALLGACRIYKNVDLGRIAANRLLEIEPDNPGNYVLLFNILVTAKLWGEASDTRKLMRDRGIRKLPGCSWVWVKNRVHTFVVGDKNNHQSNDIYKFLDEIRRKMKLAGCYPDTEFVLQDLDGEEQEDSLCNHSEKLAVAFGILNLKGESSIRVFKNLRICGDCHNTIKFISNFVGMQIIVRDSLRFHHFTHGTCSCGDFW
- the LOC105177713 gene encoding oxygen-evolving enhancer protein 1, chloroplastic, coding for MATSLQAAATLMQPTKVGVSARSSLQLRSVQSVGKSFGVEPASARLSCSLQADLKDLAQKCTDAAKIAGFALATSALVVSGANAEGVPKRLTYDEIQSKTYLEVKGTGTANQCPTIEGGVDSFAFKPGKYNAKKFCLEPTSFTVKAEGVNKNAPPEFQKTKLMTRLTYTLDEIEGPFEVSQDGTVKFEEKDGIDYAAVTVQLPGGERVPFLFTIKQLVASGKPDNFGGEFLVPSYRGSSFLDPKGRGGSTGYDNAVALPAGGRGDEEELEKENNKNVASSTGKITLSVTQSKPETGEVIGVFESIQPSDTDLGSKAPKDVKIQGVWYAQLD